Proteins from one Argopecten irradians isolate NY chromosome 15, Ai_NY, whole genome shotgun sequence genomic window:
- the LOC138309438 gene encoding uncharacterized protein, with product MTSFRATPISNDITKIVRNHYNPQPAKPYKFTKVWNRTNTNLLEERPKMLWERHYLRRQSNLHKGFHSLPWEPYNDIGGDVVLDPYDLVLKTLKNSLDDQVWSAPHKQFYDDKPKDWKKIKVLPAIKIEEEADHSSSTDEEKQEELAANLVLNGYKKVREKLAENAKVIRNVKGGQSYEEHVRHQQELQQKGDDEAQQDNDMVVMSIRDLQMGLVHMAESDSDSSNDDTMSAEQERIASNVMRRMTRIRKSLALPSEVDIDGFSSQLPSITEGDSDADLEESPSINPLIKISSGITEKKERIRRDHLLYLECLYTVIVSIHNMKGRDLKSKIPLSLDAVKALKKFYNPAHLPPVHTGDRESKLNYLAIHRFHSKLQKFSETTVDSSTDGGTQQPKLPEISTPRKVMIQEPPPGPSTNSNPSKLFAGRRKSIRVPMEMILSAIQEKKRVIVETWEDLVNLQITQHKVLPAMGIQANLILKAMHWKKTGTGNSNLPSGGSNASAGSPGRTHTPHHDDPVTPYGMEKKEAPPTKKLPIWQQVASEKYPKTTPAKKNTTTKDVGNLAFKNRKKLNKMRSTVQQELEASLQKIEREQMVSFKMKYQVFDDLSPLFREHVINMRRGKTNMARNVDVHHVPPSKWYDELREKTYHLFGQCDPDINNVLNKLSQFSTMDTKTITHAKAKLCLLVMSLPAYDILKICMQQAMKYVLETILLGELSMLVDWLGHRKIPLILDLSLESTADKVEEGDKENAENADAERVQ from the exons ATGACAAGTTTCCGAGCAACGCCTATCAGCAATGATATTACCAAAATTGTCCGGAATCACTATAATCCACAGCCAG CCAAACCGTACAAATTCACCAAAGTATGGAACAGAACAAACACAAATCTGCTGGAGGAACGTCCCAAGATGTTGTGGGAACGTCATTATCTCCGTCGCCAGAGCAACCTTCACAAGGGCTTCCATAGCTTACCCTGGGAACCTTACAATGACATCGGAGGAGACGTTGTCCTTGACCCTTACGACCTTGTTCtaaaaacacttaaaaataGTCTGGATGATCAG GTTTGGTCAGCGCCACATAAGCAATTCTACGACGACAAACCCAAGGActggaaaaaaatcaaagtattACCAGCCATTAAAATTGAGGAAGAG GCTGACCACTCCAGTTCTACAGACGAGGAGAAGCAGGAAGAGTTAGCAGCCAACTTGGTCCTAAATGGCTATAAAAAAGTCAGAGAGAAATTAGCAGAGAATGCCAAGGTCATACGAAATGTGAAAGGAGGCCAATCTTACGAGGAACATGTCCGACATCAACAA GAGCTGCAGCAGAAAGGCGATGATGAGGCCCAACAGGACAATGACATGGTAGTGATGTCGATCCGAGATCTACAGATGGGACTAGTACACATGGCCGAGTCCGACTCCGACTCCTCTAACGACGACACCATGTCTGCAGAACAGGAGAGGATCGCGTCCAATGTAATGAGGAGGATGACTAGGATTCGCAAGTCGTTAGCGTTGCCGTCCGAGGTGGATATCGATGGTTTTAGTTCCCAGCTACCGTCTATCACAGAAGGGGACTCTGACGCTGATCTGGAGGAGAGTCCAAGTATCAATCCACTGATAAAGATATCTAGTGGTATCAC AGAAAAGAAAGAGAGAATTCGCCGAGACCACTTGTTGTACTTGGAGTGTCTCTACACAGTTATAGTTTCCATTCATAACATGAAAGGCCGTGACCTCAAGTCAAAG ATTCCGCTGTCTCTGGATGCTGTGAAGGCACTCAAAAAGTTCTACAACCCGGCCCACCTACCACCCGTTCACACCGGAGACAGGGAAAGTAAGCTCAACTATCTGGCCAT cCACCGATTTCATTCCAAGCTACAGAAGTTTTCTGAGACGACGGTAGACTCGAGTACTGATGGAGGTACCCAGCAACCCAAACTTCCTGAGATTAGTACTCCTCGTAAGGTTATGATACAGGAACCACCACCGGGTCCGTCTACAAACTCTAATCCATCAAAGCTCTTCGCTGGCAGGAG GAAATCTATCCGGGTGCCGATGGAGATGATTTTGTCAGCTATTCAGGAGAAGAAAAGAGTCATCGTTGAGACATGGGAAGATTTGGTAAACTTGCAGATAACACAGCATAAGGTCTTGCCAGCAATGGGCATTCAGGCCAATCTTATCCTCAAGGCAATGCATTGGAA AAAGACAGGAACGGGAAATAGTAATCTGCCCTCAGGAGGATCCAACGCCTCCGCTGGTTCTCCGGGACGGACCCACACTCCTCATCATGATGATCCAGTAACGCCGTACGGTATGGAAAAAAAGGAAGCTCCTCCAACCAAAAAACTACCTATATGGCAGCAGGTGGCCAGCGAGAAATATCCCAAAACTACTCCAGCTAAAAA aAATACCACCACGAAAGATGTGGGGAATCTCGCCTTTAAAAACAggaagaaattaaataaaatgcgATCTACTGTCCAACAGGAACTGGAGGCCTCGCTCCAAAAAATAGAGAG GGAACAAATGGTATCCTTTAAGATGAAGTACCAGGTATTTGACGACCTCAGCCCACTTTTCCGTGAACACGTTATCAACATGAGGAGAGGCAAGACAAATATGGCGCGGAATGTTGACGTACACCATGTGCCTCCTTCTAAATG GTACGATGAACTGAGGGAGAAGACTTATCACTTGTTTGGCCAGTGTGATCCAGACATCAACAACGTCCTCAACAAACTCAGCCAATTTTCTACCATGGATACCAAAACTATTACACATGCAAAG GCGAAGCTGTGTCTGTTGGTGATGTCCCTGCCAGCCTATGATATCCTGAAGATCTGTATGCAGCAGGCAATGAAG tATGTATTGGAGACAATCCTACTGGGTGAGCTGAGCATGCTGGTTGACTGGTTGGGCCACAGGAAAATCCCACTAATACTGGACCTTAGTCTGGAATCAACAGCTGATAAAGTCGAGGAAGGCGATAAGGAAAATGCAGAGAACGCAGATGCGGAGAGAGTACAATAA